The Flavobacteriales bacterium genome contains the following window.
CACCGCGACCGCGATCGTAGCCGTGCAGCCGTTCGCATCGGTAACGGTGAGGCCGTAGAGCCCCGCGCACAGGTTCACCAACGCGCTGTCGGTGCTGAACGGACCATTGTTCAGTGTCCATTGGTAGCTGTACGGGAGCGTTCCGCCGACGGGCAGTGCAGCAGCTGTGCCGTTGCAGATCTGGCATTGGCTCTGGGTCGGATTGCTCGTTACGCCCAGCAGGAGCGGCTCCGTGATCGTGTACGTGATGGTGGTATCGCAGCCGTTGCTGTCGGAGATCGTCACGTCGTAGTTGCCGGCGCAGAGACCGGTCACGTTCGCTGTGCCATCACCGGCGATCGGGTCAGGGCTCCAGTCGTAGGTGTACACGCCGTTGCCGCCGGTCACCGTCAGGTCAATACTTCCATCGCAAACGCCGCTGCACGTTACATCGGCTTGCGTGGCGTTCACCACCAGCGGTTGGGGCTCCAGGATGAGCACGTTCACCGTGGTGTCGCAGCCTGCGTCGTCGGTGATGGTCAAGGTGTAAACACCAGCGCAGAGACCGACCACCTGTGCCGTGGTGTCAGCGCCCACCACGCCCGGTCCCCAGTCGTAGCTGTAGGGCGGAACACCGCCGACCGGTCCTGCCGTGGCCGAGCCATCGCACGTACCTGCGCAGGTGGCTTGCGTGGTGCTGATGTTCGCTGCGATGCCGATCGGCTCGGACACCACCGCTGTGTCGAGGCTCGCGCATCCATCGCCGTTGGTCACCATCACGATGTAGGTGCCTGCGCAAAGACTGTCCACGGTGTTCTGGCCCGGTTGGTTGATGTTGTTGCCCAACACATCGTACCAGTCGATGGTGCAACTGGGCACACTGCAGTTGAACTGCACTTCCACGATACCGCTGCATTCACCGGCGCAGCCCGCAGCGCCATCGATCATCGTCAGCGCCTCACCACCACTGTCGGTGATGGCAACACCTTGCGTGGTGCTGCACCCATTGTCGTCCGTAGCGGTGGCGGTGTACACACCGGCGCAGAGGTTGGTGAGCGAATTGCCCGTGCCCACTGGCAAGCCGCTCAGGGTCCATGTGATCACCACGTTGCCCGTGCCGCCGTTCGTCGTTGCGTTAACGGTGCCGTTGCACAACTGGCATTGGCTCGGGGTGGTGGTTATGCTGAGCGCGATGGGCTGTGGGTCCGCGATGGTGAAGGTCACGGTGGTGTCGCAGCCGTTCGCATCGCTGATGGTGAGGTCGTAGTTGCCGGCGCACAATTGGAACGCGCTGTTGGTGCCGTCGCCGTTGGGCGGATCAGGCGTCCAGTTGTAGGTGATGTTGCCTGTGCCTCCGTTCACCGTGGCCACGATGCTTGCGTTGCAATCACCTGCGCAAAGCAGGTCGGTCTGCACGGCGTTCACCGTCAGCGGTTGCGGCTCCAGGATCAATACGCTCACTGTGGTGTCGCAGCCCGTGAAGTCCGTGATGAGCACCGTGTACACCCCTGCACAGAGGCTGTCCACGCTCGGTGTTCCATCACCGCTGATCGGATCGGGCGACCAGTTGTACGCGTAGGGGCCGGTGCCGCCGGTGGGTCCCACGGTGGCCGTTCCGTCGCAAACGCCGGCGCAGGTCACCGGCGTGGTGCTGATGTTGGCCACGATCGGGTCGGGCGCAACAACAACGGCCGTATCGATGCTCACGCATCCGCTGTTGTTGGTCACCTCCGCGTAATAGGTGCCCGCGCAGAGGTTGCTCACCGTGTTTCCGAACTGGAACAACGGGAAGCCGTTGCCACCGAACCAGGCGATGCTGCACGCCGGATCGCTGCAATTGAACTGCACCTCCACCGTGCCATCACAAACATCCGGGCAACTGGTGGTATCCCCGATGGCGGTAATGACTTCACCATCGCTGTCGATCACAGGCACGGCCTGTTGCAACAGGCAGCCGTTCTGGTCGGCAATGCTGGCGATGTACACACCGGCGCACAGGCTGTCCAGCGTATTGCCGAAGCCAGCGATCTGGAAGTTCGGATCGATCCACGCGATGAACGTGAAGCCGGTCCCGCCGCTCACGTTCACCGTGGCGGTGCCGTTGCAAAGCAGGCACTCGCTTGGCGTGCTGCTCGCCGCCGCGGACAGCGGCAGCGGTTCATTGATGGTGAAGGCGACCGTGGTGTCGCAGCCGTTCAAGTCCGCAACGACCACACTGATGGTGCCCGCGGTGAGGCCGCTGGCGGTGTTGGTGCCGTCGCCATTGGGCGGATCGGGCGTCCAGTTGTAGGTGTAGCCGCCATTGCCCCCGGTCACGTTCAATACGACTTCACCGTTGTCTTCGCCGGCGCACAGCACGTCGCTCACGATGGCGCCGAGGTCCAAGGCGGGCGGGGATGTGATGAGGATGTTCACGGTGGTGTCGCAACCGCTGGCATCAATGATCGTCACTACATACGTGCCGGCGCACAGGCCGCTAGCCGTGGGTTGGTTGTCGCCGCTGGGCGGGATCGGGTTCCACAGGTAGGTGTACGGTGGCTCGCCGCCTGTGGGGCCCAGCGTTGCGGTGCCATCGCACGAGCCTGGACAGGTCACAGGCGTTGTGCTGAAGTTCGGAACGATCGGATCGAAGGGAAGCACATCGAAGAAGACCGTCGTGTCGCAGCCAACCGAGTCGGTGATCGTCACGGTGTAACTGCCAGCGCACAAGCCGGTCACGACATCCGTCGTTTGGCCGCCTGGCTGCCAGACGAAGGAGAAGGAGCCCGTTCCACCGAAGGGGAACACGGCGGCTTGTCCGGTGCAGGAGCCCGTGCAATCCTCGTTCTCCACCACCAAGTTCGGTTCAATGGGGCCTGGCTTGAAGATGTCGAACACGATCGTTGTGTCGCAGCCGTTGGCGTCGGTGACGGTAACGATGCCACCTCCTTCACACAGTCCTATCGCTATGCTATCGCCCTGGCCGTTCTGCGGTACAGGGTCCCAGAAGTAGGTGTACGGCCCAGCGATCCCCGAGGTGGTCACCACCGCTTCACCGTTGCATTCGTTGTGGCATAAGCCATTGGTGATCGCAAGCGATGCATCCACCGGCTGTTGTGGCAGGATGGTGAACGTCACCGTCGTGTCGCACCCATTGTCATCGATGATGGTGACACTGTTCGGACCGGCGCACAGACCTGTCACGCTCGGTGTGCTTTGCCCGCCCGGGCTCCACAGGAAGACGAAGCCAACGCCGCTGCCGCCTGTCGGGTTCGCCGTGGCGGTGCCGTCGCAGGGGCCGTTGCAGGTTTCGTTCGTGAAGCTCAGGCCGGGATCAATGGCCACGGGCCCGCCGATGGTGAACACGATGGTCGTGTCGCACTGCGCTGAGTCGCCGATGGTGAGCGTGTAAGTGCCCACGCAGAGGTCAGTGGCGTTCGGTGTGCCCTGGCCGTTCACAGGCGGGTTCCAGGTGTAGTCGTAGGGTGGCAGGCCCCCGGCTGCTACAACGTTGGCGATCCCATCGCATGCACCAGCGCAGCTCACATTGCTCTGCGTTGTGGTGATGGTGATGCCGCTCGGTGTGTTGATGATGAACGTGAGCGTGGTGTCGCAACCGTTGCTGTCGGTGATGGTCACGGTGTGCGGCCCGGGGCAGAGGCCCGTCGCGCTGGCCGTGCCTTGGCCGGTGCCAGGAGGAGGCTGCCAGTTGTAGTCGATGTTGCCCACGGCTCCGGGCACGCTATCGACGGTAGCGGTGGCGTCGCACAAACCGCAACTGGCCAGCGTGGTGCTCAGTGCGGGCTGCAAGGGCGGTGGCTCGGCAACGGTGAAACTCAGCGTGGTGTCGCAGCCCAGCGCATCGCTGATGGTGAGCGCATAGTTGCCCGCACAGAGCAAGGTGGCGTTGGGCGTGCCCTGTCCGGTGACGTTCGGCGCCCAGGTGTAGTTGAGCGCCCCGTTGCCGCCGGTGGCCTGCACAACGACGCTGCCGTTGCACTCGCCGTTGCAGGTTGCATCGTTCACCGTGCTGGTGATGTCGTATGGCGGCGGCTCGGTGATGGTGATGGTGAGCGTTGTATCGCAGCTGCCGTCGCTGATCACAACGCTCCACACGCCGGCATCAAGACCGGTAGCACTGCTGTTGCCCTGGCCGTTACCGGGAATGGGTGTCCACGTGAACGTGTAGGTGCCCGTTCCGCCGGTGGCCGCGGTGATGATGCTACCATCGTTGCCGCCGTTGCACGAGACGTTCGTCACCGTCTCGTTCGGCAGGATCGGTTGCGGCGCGGTGATGAGGAAGTTGATGAGCGTGTCGCAACCGAGGTCATCGGTAACGAGCAAGGTGCCGGGGCCGGGGCAGAAACCTGTCGCATTCGGCGTGCCCTGACCTGTTGCAGGCTGTGGCGTCCACACGTAGTCGTACTGTGGTGTGCCTCCGGTCACTCCCGCGTTGGCTGTGCCATCGCATTGGTTGCCGCACGAAGCCGGTGTGGTGGTGATGGTGACCACCAGCGGTGGCGGTTCAGCGATGACGAAGGCGATCACCGTGTCGCAACCGTTGTCATCGGTGATGGTCAGCGTGTAGTTGTCCGGACAGAGACCCGTTGCGTTGGCTGTTCCTTGCCCGGCGCCAGGTGGCGGTGCCCAGATGTAGTCCAAGGTCCCCACGCCGCCAGTGGTGGTAACGCTGGCCGTGCCGTTGCACTGCCCGCAACCAGCATCGGTGATCGTGAGCGCTGGTATGATCGGCGGTGGCTCATTGATGATGAAGTTGAGCGTGGTATCGCAACCTGCTGCGTCCGCGATGGTGAGCGCATAGCTGCCCGCGCAGAGCAAGGATGCGTTGGGTGTGCCCTGGCCCGTGACGTTCGGTACCCACGTGTAGGTCAGGACGCCGGTGCCGCCGCTGGCCACCACATCGATGCTGCCATCGCAGTCGCCGTTGCAGGTGGCATCGTTCACCGTGCTGGTGATATCGAACGGCGGTGGTTCGGAAATGGTGATGGTGAGCGTGGTGTCGCAGGTGCCATCGCTGATGAGCACCGACCAGATGCCCGCCGTGAGACCTGTCGCGCTGCTGTTGCCCTGGCCGTTGCCGGGAACAGGCGTCCATGTCCAGGTGTAGGTGCCGCTGCCGCCGGTGGGTGCGGTGGTGATGCTGCCATCATTGCCGCCGTTGCAGGTCACGTTCGTCACCACTTCGTTCGGAAGGATCGGCAGCGGTGCGGTGATGAGGAAATTGATGAGCGTATCGCAACCGGCATCGTCGGTGATGAGCACGGTGCCCGGGCCTTCACAGAGTCCCGTGGCGTTGGGCGTTCCTTGACCTGTGCCGGGCGCGGGTGTCCACAAGTAGTCGTAGTCCGGTGTTCCTCCGCTCACGGTCAAGGTCACCGTGCCATCACAAACACTACCGCATGATACCGGTGTGCTTGTGAAGGAAATGGTGAACGGCAACGGCTCCGTGATGGTGACGGGAATGACGGCTACGCAACCGTTGGCATCGGTAATGGTGAGCGTGTAGTTGCCCGCGCACATCTGGCTCGCGTTCGGCGTGCCTTGTCCGGCGCCGGGCGATGGTGCCCACACGTAGGTG
Protein-coding sequences here:
- a CDS encoding gliding motility-associated C-terminal domain-containing protein, which produces MRTTQRSITLSTLSLALLLCTTVHAQKYWTGGNGNWENADHWSLQPNGAGGAGAPTASEDVVIDPASAAVISVPADARCKSLRVVGDDGPVTIAGLSKSTVSIGGSWWLEGDVQWQHPGTVVLDAKSGEHTVATGPVRVHSDVVVDGNAVWNLGSALVMAPDKSLTLRKGTWRTNDRTMEVGKLCTEGRGTKRLEAGASIIQTKVFEAATFKADVDVRSGGLLVNGEAQDWDGRRVDAEQLMRAMVLCGTGAGQTPFNVTASMTTNYNGFGVSCNGACDGAVIVTITGGIGPFSIQWQGGPSGTGTSLPWTNICRGNRLVVVTDQGQGVGCFASVNVTEPPPISVLFFGLNPPSCANSCNGSAITFPGGGTEFGFEYSWNGGAETSPNPTQLCAGVNTLQIMDANLCVFDTTFTLNVLPIAVVPTSTNVTCFGACDGTASVAVTGGTGAITYDWSPGNPTGDGTNSVSDLCAGPWSVLIADANGCDTTINFTITEPQPIVPNVTSTPALCASSCDGSATAAPTGGSGNYGYLWTPGGATTATANGLCAGNYTVLITDNVSGCDTLVPVAIAAPPPIVPTIVVTDASCSNSCDGVIGCPGVAGGSPPYNFFWAPGVITGQGTPTASDLCPGNYTLLITDAAGCDTLIDITITAPPPIVPDTSWTDVTCAGACDGTANAPAVGGTGTLDYVWAPAVTGQGTPNATGLCAGTYNVTITDDNGCDTTVTFNIVEPLPITGTPTITNVSCAGECDGTADVLISGGTPTYTYVWAPSPGAGQGTPNASQMCAGNYTLTITDANGCVAVIPVTITEPLPFTISFTSTPVSCGSVCDGTVTLTVSGGTPDYDYLWTPAPGTGQGTPNATGLCEGPGTVLITDDAGCDTLINFLITAPLPILPNEVVTNVTCNGGNDGSITTAPTGGSGTYTWTWTPVPGNGQGNSSATGLTAGIWSVLISDGTCDTTLTITISEPPPFDITSTVNDATCNGDCDGSIDVVASGGTGVLTYTWVPNVTGQGTPNASLLCAGSYALTIADAAGCDTTLNFIINEPPPIIPALTITDAGCGQCNGTASVTTTGGVGTLDYIWAPPPGAGQGTANATGLCPDNYTLTITDDNGCDTVIAFVIAEPPPLVVTITTTPASCGNQCDGTANAGVTGGTPQYDYVWTPQPATGQGTPNATGFCPGPGTLLVTDDLGCDTLINFLITAPQPILPNETVTNVSCNGGNDGSIITAATGGTGTYTFTWTPIPGNGQGNSSATGLDAGVWSVVISDGSCDTTLTITITEPPPYDITSTVNDATCNGECNGSVVVQATGGNGALNYTWAPNVTGQGTPNATLLCAGNYALTISDALGCDTTLSFTVAEPPPLQPALSTTLASCGLCDATATVDSVPGAVGNIDYNWQPPPGTGQGTASATGLCPGPHTVTITDSNGCDTTLTFIINTPSGITITTTQSNVSCAGACDGIANVVAAGGLPPYDYTWNPPVNGQGTPNATDLCVGTYTLTIGDSAQCDTTIVFTIGGPVAIDPGLSFTNETCNGPCDGTATANPTGGSGVGFVFLWSPGGQSTPSVTGLCAGPNSVTIIDDNGCDTTVTFTILPQQPVDASLAITNGLCHNECNGEAVVTTSGIAGPYTYFWDPVPQNGQGDSIAIGLCEGGGIVTVTDANGCDTTIVFDIFKPGPIEPNLVVENEDCTGSCTGQAAVFPFGGTGSFSFVWQPGGQTTDVVTGLCAGSYTVTITDSVGCDTTVFFDVLPFDPIVPNFSTTPVTCPGSCDGTATLGPTGGEPPYTYLWNPIPPSGDNQPTASGLCAGTYVVTIIDASGCDTTVNILITSPPALDLGAIVSDVLCAGEDNGEVVLNVTGGNGGYTYNWTPDPPNGDGTNTASGLTAGTISVVVADLNGCDTTVAFTINEPLPLSAAASSTPSECLLCNGTATVNVSGGTGFTFIAWIDPNFQIAGFGNTLDSLCAGVYIASIADQNGCLLQQAVPVIDSDGEVITAIGDTTSCPDVCDGTVEVQFNCSDPACSIAWFGGNGFPLFQFGNTVSNLCAGTYYAEVTNNSGCVSIDTAVVVAPDPIVANISTTPVTCAGVCDGTATVGPTGGTGPYAYNWSPDPISGDGTPSVDSLCAGVYTVLITDFTGCDTTVSVLILEPQPLTVNAVQTDLLCAGDCNASIVATVNGGTGNITYNWTPDPPNGDGTNSAFQLCAGNYDLTISDANGCDTTVTFTIADPQPIALSITTTPSQCQLCNGTVNATTNGGTGNVVITWTLSGLPVGTGNSLTNLCAGVYTATATDDNGCSTTQGVAITDSGGEALTMIDGAAGCAGECSGIVEVQFNCSVPSCTIDWYDVLGNNINQPGQNTVDSLCAGTYIVMVTNGDGCASLDTAVVSEPIGIAANISTTQATCAGTCDGSATAGPVGGVPPYSYDWGPGVVGADTTAQVVGLCAGVYTLTITDDAGCDTTVNVLILEPQPLVVNATQADVTCSGVCDGSIDLTVTGGNGVYTYDWSPDPIAGDGTANVTGLCAGNYDVTISDSNGCDTTITYTITEPLLLGVTSNPTQSQCQICNGTAAALPVGGTLPYSYQWTLNNGPFSTDSALVNLCAGLYGLTVTDANGCTATIAVAVTDTDGEVLTTVDGSTSCPNVCDGVAQVSFNCGIIPCTIEWYDINGVTLNQPNTLFVSGLCAGSYLVEVINGDGCVSIDTVNVLAPDPIVPNISTSAVLCAGECNGTATAGPTGGTGVYTFDWSPDPLVGDSTSQITQLCAGTYTVLISDGLCDTTETVLIIEPLPYSISATIDSASCFGVCDGAIGLLISGGTGGYAIDWSPDPINGDGTPNVTDLCAGTYTVSITDFNGCDTVLTYTVDEPLQLTAGVTTTNNACAGDCSATASLAIAGGTPPYSITWIFGGNTIATDTTGVGALCAGDYDVVITDANSCSVTQSFTITEGTPITPGLTFTGETCNGPGDGEAHIVPSGGSGTTYGIDWDPDPDNGDGFVDALGLEAGNYTVTITDSLGCDTVVPFTILPFQPIVDNAVVSNVQCNGECNGSIVLAATGGFGNYTYDWTPDPSNGDGTNSATGLCAGPITVTITDGIGCDTTITFTITEPPALTATVDQVVDALCSTANDGSIAISIGGGTPNYDVSWSGPGGFSSNSEDIAGLAPGVYTANILDDNNCAVSVSATVGAITTVEAIAGPDVQACNGSPIVLDGSTSVGATSYSWSTGGNVVGTDPLYTLPTLPAGTYTYILNISNGPCSDADTVVVTVLASPLADAGPDQEIFLQQTTTLGGNPTGPAGSSYVWQPDSLLDDPNNANPTADPPGTTWFTVEVTGTNGCTSIDSALVTVIPEIVIPTGFSPNGDGVNDTWQIDLIERFPECTVEIYNRWGELLFRSVGYLEYWDGSYNGGEVPIGTYYYAIELNHPDFPEPYTGPLTVLR